The genomic region GTTCTACCTGCACTCATTGTTTCGGCTGAAGAAAGGGTTGAAGCCCCTGCTGAGCGAGTCGCTGGAATTGGGCCGCTCCTTTGTGCGGCCCGAGTACCAGCAGCAACCCTTACCCTTACTGCTGCTCTGGAAAGGCATTGCTGCCTACCTCACGGCTCACCCCGAGTACCGCTACCTAATTGGCCCCGTGAGTATTAGTAACCGTTTCTCACCGGTATCGAAAGCGGTGATGGTGGATTTCATCCGGCGGCATTGTTTCGATGAGGAACTGGCTGCCCACGTGCGACCCCGCAAGCAGTTCCGCTACCGCCCCCTCGCCGGCGACACTGACACAACGGCTACCCTGCAACAGGGCCTCGACAGCGTGGAAGCGCTGAACCACCTGATTGGGGCACTGGAACCCAGCGGCCTGGGCGTGCCGGTGCTACTACGGCACTACATCCGTCAGAACGCCCGCTTCGTGGGCTTCAACCTCGACCCCGCGTTCAGCAATGTCCTCGATGGCTTCGTAGTCCTCGACGCCTACGACCTGCCCGACCGTACTCAGCGGCTACTGGAGCGGGGGTAGCGCGTGCGGGCACCTCACCCCCGGCCCCCTCTCCTCGGGGAGAGGGGGAGCCGAACGATTTTCTATCATCCATCAATGACCTCCCCCCCCAGCCCCCTCTCCTCAGGGAGAGGGGGCTGGGGGGGGAGGTGCTCCCTACCAGAACTTGACACAACCGTAACGCCCTCATAACACCTAAGTCATAGTAGAACAGGACCTTTGAGTTGAATCAACGGACTGACGCTATGCATGCTCCCACCACGATTCCGCTCCTGCGCCGGCTACTGAGCTGGCTGGGCTATGTGCTGTTCCAGCTGGTGCTGGTGGTACTCTACGGCCTGCACCTCATTCGGGCCTTCCGCTCGCCGTTTCGGGCCAACGAGCTGCCGCCCCGCCAACTGCGCCCCCGTTTCTGGTCCCGACCTGCCATCGGATGAGCAAGGCCACGCCCCGCCGCCGACTCGATGTAGTCGTTATTTCTGATGTGCACCTGGGCACCTACGGCTGCCACGCCACCGAGCTGCTGCGCTATCTGCGCAGCGTGCGGCCCAAGGTGCTGGTACTCAATGGCGACATTGTCGACATCTGGCAATTCAGCAAAAACTACTGGCCTCCGGCGCACATGCGCGTGGTGCGCCACCTGACGGGCTTGCTGGCCAAGGGCACCCGCATTCACTACCTCACCGGCAACCACGACGAGCTGCTGCGCCGCTTTGCCGGCACTCGCCTCGGGGCGCTTTCCATTGCGAATAAGGTGGTGCTGGATCTGCCCCACGGAAAAACCTGGCTGTTTCACGGCGACGTGTTCGACGTGACCATGCGCCACGCCCGCTGGCTGGCGCGGCTGGGCGCCCACGGCTACGACACGCTGATTTTGCTGAATCGTCTGGTCAATTTTCTGCTGGCGAAGGTAGGGCGGCCGCGGGTGGCCTTGTCGAAGGCGGTGAAAAACCGGGTGAAGGGCGCTGTGAGCCTAATGGGCGACTTTGAGCAAACCGCCGCCACCATTGCCGCCGATGCGGGTTACCGTTACGTGGCCTGCGGGCATATTCATCAGCCTACTATCAAGCCCATACCGACGGAGGGCGGCGAGGTAGTGTATCTCAACTCCGGCGACTGGGTGGAGAATTTGACGGCGCTGGAATACACCACCGACACCGGTTGGCAGCTCTACCACTACGCCACCGACCCCCTTATGCAACTCCCGGCCCTCCCCGACCCCGATGACCTCGACACAGACGACACTCGGCTTACGAGCCTACTGGCTGAATTCAATATTCCTCAGGGGTAGGAAGTTGCTTCGTCAGCTTCTTACCTCTTGAAAATCAACACGCTTCTATGCCCCGCATTCTTTACGCTATCCAGGGAACCGGCAATGGTCATTTGAGTCGTTCCCTGGATATCGTGCCCCTGTTGCAAGAACGCGCCAGCCACCTCGATGTGCTGGTAAGCGGACCTGCCACCGATATTTCCCTACCCTTCCCGGTGCAGTACCGCTGCCACGGCATGGGCTTCATCTTCGGCAAAAAAGGCGGTATCAACTTCGCCAAAACATTCTGGCAGCTGAACTCAGCGGCCTTCGTGCGCGAAATACGCTCGCTGCCGCTGGATAAGTACGATTTGATTATCAGCGACTTCGAGCCGGTCTCGGCGTGGGCGTGCCGGCTGCACCACCGGCCATGCGTGGCCCTGAGTCACCAGAGTGCCGTGTTGCACCCCGCCGCGCCCCGCCCCAAGCGCCCCGATCCGGTGGGTAGGGCGGTGCTGCGGCACTACGCGCCCGCTACGGCGCACTATGGCTTTCATTTTGCGGCGTATGCACCCGGCATTCACACGCCCGTTATCCGGCGGCAGGTGCGGGAGCTGGTGCCCGAGCAACGCGAGCACTACACAGTGTACCTGCCTGCTTTCGAGGAAGAATTGTTGGTAACCAGGTTGCGCTACCTGAGCCGGACGGTACGTTGGGAGGTGTTTTCGAAACACAGCACCCGCGAGGCCGAGTACGGCAACGTACGCGTGCGCCCCGTGAGCGGCGCGGCTTTCACCAACAGCATGGCGCAAAGCGCAGGTGTGCTCTGCGGCGCCGGCTTCGAAACGCCTGCCGAGGCCTTGTACCTGGGGAAGAAGCTGCTGGTGGTGCCCATGAAAAACCAGTACGAGCAAGCCTGCAACGCCGCCGCGCTGGCGAAGATGGGCGTACCCGTCGTCAAAAACCTGAAGGACAAGCACCTCGACGCGCTCGACCACTGGCTGCTCCAGGGCCGCGCCATACCCGTGCACTACCCAGACGAAACTGGCCACATTCTGGATACCTTGCTCCAGGAGCACGCGCCCGTGTCTACGCCCACTATCTTTATTTAACAGCCAGAATGTCGCCTGCCGGTCCGACGCCTACGGCGTCGGACCAGTTACCGCCTGCCTTCGTTGATAGCCATCAGCACGCAGCTCGTTCAACGGCAACCAGTCAGGTGCCTGCGGAGTCGGACTGATAGGCGGCATTCTGGCTGTCTTCTTATTGTTCTTTCCATGAGTACCCTACCTGCCGCCTTCTTTCCGCCTACTGCCCCGCCACTCTACTCTCGCCCCGACTTTGGACCGGATTTTCAGTGGGGTGTGTCGACGGCGGCCTACCAGATAGAAGGCAGCTGGAATGCCGAGGACAAGGGTTGGAGCATTTGGGACGCGTTTGTGCGTGGCCGCCGCGCCATCAAAGGCCGCGAAACCGCTGATGTAGCCTGTGATTTCTACCAGCGCTGGCCCACGGACCTGGACATCATGCAGCAGTTGGGTATTCCCAATTTTCGCTTCTCAGCGGCGTGGTCGCGGGTGCTGCCAGCAGGTACTGGTCCCGTAAACCCGAAAGGCCTAGACTTCTACGACCGGCTGGTGGATGGCTGCTTGGCCCGCGGCATCGTGCCCTGGCTCACGGTGTATCACTGGGATTTGCCGCTGGCCTTGCAGCAGCAGGGCGGCTGGACCAACCGCGCCGTAGTCGGCTGGCTAGCCGACTACGCGCAAGTGCTAGCCCGCCGCCTCGGCGACCGGGTGCAGCATTGGATGGTGCTCAACGAGCCCATGGTATTTACCGGGGCGGGGCATTTGTTGGGCATTCATGCACCGGGCCGTCGCAGCTTGGGCGCGTTTTTGGCCGCTACCCATCACGCCACGTTGGCGCAGGCCGAAGGGGGCCGGGCACTGCGAGCGGCCCTACCCGCTTCCGCCCACATTGGCACTACCTTCTCGTGCTCCTATCTCACGCCCTGGCGGCCAGGCCTACCCCGCGACGAGCGCGCTACCCGCCGCGCCGACGCCATCCTGAACCGCCTGTTCGTGGAGCCTACCCTGGGCCTGGGCTACCCCACCGCCGAGGCGCCCTTGCTCAACCGCTTGGAACGTTACATGCAGCCCGGCGACGAGAACCGCCTACCCTTTGCGTTCGACTTCTGGGGAGTGCAGAATTACACGCGGGAGGTAGTCCGCCATTCGCCCTACGTGCCGCTGCTGTGGGCCAACCTGGTAGGCGCCGCCCGGCGCGGGGTGCCCTACACCCAAATGGGCTGGGAGGTATTCCCCGAGAGCCTCTACCACATGCTCCGGCAGTTTAGCGCATATCCGCAGGCCCCGCGTCTCCTGGTCACCGAAAACGGCGCGGCCTTCCCCGATATAGTCACTTCTGATAAGCAAGTGCACGACGTAGCTCGCCAGGCCTACCTGCAAGCCTGCATTGGACAGATGTTGCGGGCACGGCGCGAAGGCGTGCCCGTGGAGGGCTACTTCGCGTGGTCTTTCACCGACAACTTTGAGTGGGCCGAAGGCTACGAGCCGCGCTTCGGGTTGGTGCACATCGACTATGCCACCCAGCAGCGCACTATAAAAGACTCAGGCTGGTGGTACCAGCAACTGCTAGCGGGCGAAACGATCAGCACTATGCCCCTCTTCAGTAGCGCCGCGGAGCAGCCATCTGTTTGCTGAGCGTTCTGCGTGAAAGGAGTTGCTGGTAACTCTTCCAAACAAAAAGCCCCGACGTTGCAGTGTCGGGGCCTTTTTGTTTAGAAGCTGTTCAGGTAGCTACGCACTGATACTGTGTCTATACTACGAAACCTGGTTAGTAGCCAGGATTTTGCTTCAACTGACCATTCAGCGTCAACTCAGTGGTAGGAATGGGGTAGATGCGGCGGTACGTGTCGGCGTTGGTTTTCATGCCCTGGCCCCACACCGATTCCCACTTACCAAAGCGAATTAGGTCGTTGCGGCGCCAGCCTTCCCAGGCCATTTCGCGGCTGCGTTCCTCAAAAAGGCTCGACAGATCAACCGTGGTGAGGGCAGGCACTTGAGCACGGGTGCGGATTTGGTTTACCAAGTCCTTGGCCGTGGCGCCGTCGGGGTCCTGGCCGCCGCGCAGGATGGCTTCAGCTTTCATCAAGAGCACGTCGGCGTAACGGAACAGCACGAGGTCGTTGCCCTGGTCCCGGGAGGTAGAGGACTTGTCGGGGTAGTACTTGATGTTGCGCGTACCCTGGGCTTTGCCTAGCTCGTCGTTGCCGACGTCGAACTTGGCCCCATCACGGAACGTGAGGCGGTCCGACAGCTCCAAGTGGTAGCTGATAGCGGCGTTGCCATCGGCGCCGGTGTAGCGCGAGTCGAGGCCTTTCTTGGTGGTGGCAATCAGCACGGGTGTGCGGCCGTCGCTGAGGTACTGCTTGCCGGCCAACCACTGCTGGTTGCGGGTGTCGGTGGGCTCTTTGTAGAGGGCGTAAAACTCGGGCCAGGTCAGGCTGGCGTTGCTGGGCGTGAAGAGCAAACCGAACTTGTCGCGCATCTGCTGATGTAAGGCAAAACGCGACATCATGTTACCCTGGGCCAAGTTGGCATCGAAGGGCACAGCAAAGATGATTTCCGCTACTTGCGGACCATTTTCCACCGCAAACACATCCATGTAGTTGGCAGCCAAGCTATGCTTCCTACCCTTGATGATGGCGTTGCACGCCGTAATGGCCTCGGTGTAGCGCGGCTGCCCAATATACACCTCGGCATTGAGGTAGAGCTTAGCCAGCAGAGCCTGGGCCGTGCTCTGGGTAGGGCGCCCATAGGTCTGGGCCGACACGGTGGCCGACAGGTTGGGTAGGGCCGCCTTCAGCTCGCTTTCGATGTAGGCAAATACCTGCTGACGGGTGGCATTCGTCGGTTGCTCGGTGCTGCCAAACTCCGGCACCAGCGGAATGTTGCCGTACAAGTCCATCATCTGGTAGTAGTACAGGGCGCGCATGGTGCGCAGCTCGGCCGTAAACTGTGTTTTGAAATCCCCATCGGCCGTATTTTGGAACAAGGCCAGCGTGCGGTTGCAGGTGCTGATGCCACTGAACCCCCAGTCCCAGGCGGCGCGAACGAACTCGTTTTGCGGGTTCCAGGTGTGCAGGCTGAGCTGCTGGTAGCGGGCGCCGTCGTAGTAGTTGCCGTTGCGGGCCACAATCACGGCCTCGTCGGTGCTGAGTTCCTGCAGGTTCCAGTAGGCCTTGGCCACTTCGCCGCGCATCTGGCTGTATACCGGCCCCGAGGCGGCAATAAACTGCTCGGGCGTGGTGAGGAAGTTGTCGGGCGTGTACTCCGACTCAATGGGCGCATTGAGGTCGGTGCAGCCGGCCGAGAGCAGCAAGGCCGCGAGGGCGCCAGCGAGGGGTAGGAAACGGGTAGGGCGTGGTGTATAAGTAGAGAAAGACATGGCGGTAGCGGCTTAGAATTCCAGGTTCACGCCCAGCACGTAGGAGCGGGTTTTGGGGTAGAAGTTGTTGTTGTCGAGGCCGGGCGTGAGGCCGCCCAGGTTCATCTCCGGGTCGATGCCGCGGTACTTGGTGATGGTGAACAGGTTCTGGCTGGTCAGGTACACGCGGGCGCGCTTCACGTACTCGTTTTTGATGGGCAGATTGTAGCCCATCGTCACGTTGTCGAGGCGTAGGTAGGCGCCGCTTTCCAGGTAGCGGTCGGAGTAGTAGTTGGCGCGGTTGTCGTTGTAGGGCTCATTCAGGGAGAAGACGGGCAGGTTGTTGGCCGTCGATTGAGCCGGGATGTTCTGGTTGGCCAGCGTCGCGTTCAGAATTTTATTACCCGTCACGCCCCGCAGGAAGAAGTTGAGGTCCAGCCCTTTCCAGCTCACCGTGTTGCTCACCCCGTAAAGCAGGGTAGGTTGGGCATTGCCCTGGTAGCGGTAGTCGGCGAGGGTAGGCGAACCGGTGGTAGTGCCGTCGGCTTTATAGAACAGCGACAGACCTGCTTCGTCGCGCCCTGCGTACTCCGGCAGAAAGAACTGCCCAATGGGGTAGCCCGTTTTCACTACCTGCGTAGAAATGCCGCTCTGCCCCGAGCCGCCGGGGTAGGCGGTATACACTTGGTCAAGGCGGAACTGGTCGTTGGCGAGCTTCTCTACCTTGTTCACGTTGTGGGCCAAGTTGCCACTCACGTTCCACTGAAAATCAGCAGTTTGTACCGGCGTTGCGTTCAAGGTTAGCTCCAGGCCGCGGTTGCTGATTTCGCCCACGTTGGCGTAGAGCGTGTTCACAAAGTACTGCGTCGTCGATACCGGGTAATTCCAGATCAGGTCGGAGGTGCGCTTGTCGTAGTATTCCACCGTGCCGCTGAGCCGGTTGTTCAACACCCCGAAATCCAGGCCCACGTTCAGCATGGCCGTCGATTCCCACTTCAAATCCGGGTTGGGGTTTTGCGTCGGGCCGATGGCTTTGATGAAGCTGCCATTATAGTAGAACGTCCCCACGCTGCTGTAGCGCTGTGTGGCAATCAGCGGGTCGAAGCCCAGGGAGTTGCCCGTGATGCCGTAGCCCACGCGCAGCTTCAGCTCATTGAGCTTGCTTTGACCCGCCATGAAGTCTTCGCGGGCGATGTTCCAGGCCAGCGAGGCCGCCGGAAACGTGCCCCAGCGGTTGTTCACCCCAAATGCCGACGACCCATCGCGCCGCACCGACACTTGCAAAAAGTAACGGTCCTTGAGGCCATAATTCACGCGGGAGTACAACGAAATCAAGCGCAGGGTAGAGATGCCCAAACTGTAGCCGGCAATGGCCGCGTCGTAGTTGGGCGTCACGCCGTTGGGGTTGCCCAGGCCCAAGTTATTGTAGCCCAACTGGTCCGATACAAAGCCGCGGGTATCCGTCTGGAAACCGTCGCCGTTTTTGTCTTCCTGCCACGAGTAGCCCACCAGCAGTTTCAGGTCGTGCGTGGCGTTGTTGAGCGGGTTATAAGTCAGGTAGTTTTCTAGAATCTTACGCGTGTTTTCCAGGCTGTAGCGCCGGGCGAGGCCCTTGGCGGCCAGGCCGGTCACGTTGTTGGCGTTCGGCACCGGCGACTCCCGGCTTTGGTAGGCCCCACCCTTCACCGACTCATTTTGCATGCTTAGGCTGAGCGTGTTGGTGAGCTTGGGTAGGATGGTGAGCTGGGCGCTGGCGTTGCCAAGCAGGGTATTGATTTTGCGCTCCTCACTGTTCTGGTTCAGCAGCGCTACTGGGTTGTAGTACTGCGTGCGGGTCAGGTTCTCCTTGTAGGTGCCGTCGGGGTTTTGGATATTGGTGGTAGGCAAATGGTTGAACATGTTGCGGTACACCAAGTCCGAAATCAGGTTCTGCTTGAGCAAGGAGTTGGTCAGCGTGAAGCGCAGTTGCAGCTTGTCCTTCAGCGTCTTCTGATCGAGGTTGATCTTGCCGATGATCCGCTCGCTGTCCGACGTCTTCATCACGCCCTGGCGCTTGAAGTAATTGACGCTGGCGTTGAACGCCGACTTCTCGGAGCCACCTCCGTAGCTAATGGTGTGGTTGTGGCTGATGCCGGTGCGCATCACTTCCTTCTGCCAGTTGGTGTTGGTGCCCTCGTCGTTGTCGGCGGGGCTGAGGCTCTTGCCGTTGGCCTCCAGGTAGCCGCGCAGCTGGTCGCCCGAGAGCATGTCAATAGTGTTCGACACCTGCTCCACACCCACGTAGCCGCTATACGACACGGCCGCGCTGGGCTTCTGCCGCCGCGTAGTGATGATGATAACGCCGTTGGCCGCCCGCGCCCCATAAATAGCCGTGGCCGAGGCATCTTTCAAGACATCAATACTCACAATATCGTCGGGCGCTACCAGGTTAATAGAGGCCGCCGGCACGCCGTCAATCACGTAAAACGGCTCTTGCGCCTGCCCCGTGCGCAACGACGACGCCCCGCGCAGCACCACCGAGGGCGTCGCGTTGGGGTCGCCGCTACGGGTGATGTTCAGGCCGGCCACTTTGCCTTGCAGCACTTGGTCGGGAGTAGCCACCACGCCGCGGTTGAACTCGCGCGGGTCGACGTTGGTGATGGAGCTGGTCACCTCGCCCTTTTTGGCCGAACCGTAGCCAATCACCACCACATCGTTGAGCACCTTGTTGTCCTCAGCCAGCGTTACATCGATGCTGGTTTGGTCACCTACTGTCACCTCTTTGGCCACGTAGCCCATAAAGGAGAACACCAGCGTCGTGGCTTCCTCGGGCACTACTAAGGCGTAGCGGCCTTCAGCATCCGTCACGGTGCCAGTGGTGGTGCCCTTGGCCAGCACCGTTACGCCGGGTAGGGCCGCGCCCGAACGGGCATCCGTGATTTTGCCTTTCACCTCGCGCGCCGTTTTGCTTGGGGTGGCCGGTGCTTTTGGGGTAGTGTCGGGTTTCAGGATGATGACGCCCTGCGTTTCCTCCAGGTGCAGGGGCGTGCGGCGCGTCATCTGGCGGATGATGTCGCCTACCTTAGCCGCCCGAAACTCGGCCGCTTCCACGCGGGCCTGCTGCACGTCGCGGGTTTCATATACAATGTTGACGCCGGTTTCGCGCTGGAGGCGCTGCAACGCCGTGGCCAACGACCCCGCCGGCACGGCGAAATAGGCCACTTCGGCGTTGGCTTTCTGGGCAAACCCCAAGTGGGGAAGCGTGGTAGTAGCCCCCAACAGGGCGCCCGTGAGCAGTAGCCGGCGGCCGCGCTGTCGGCAGTACGTCAAGAAGTCGAGATGTAGCATAGAGGGTCGGTTTTGGGCAAGGCGTGGCCCAGCAGGCGGTGTGCCTGGGGTGAAAGCAGGAAAAGGGATGCGGACGGGCGGCCTTACTCTACCCGGTAGGTAGTGGCCGAAAGCTTGGTGATGCGCAAGTGGTAGCGTTGCAAAAGCACGTTGAGCACGTCGGTAATCTGGTCGGCAGAAAGCTTGGAATCAAGTGTACCCGAGAGGGCAACAGCCGGCACCTCGGGCTGCACCTGAAACTGAACGGGGTAGTAGTTTTCCAGCAGCAGCAGGATTTCGGGCAAGGAGGCTTGCGCAAACGTCAGCAGCTGGCTGGTAGGCAGGGCGTCGGTGTACTCGTTGTGGGTGACTGTGCGTTGCTGATTAGTTGAGTTATATACAAGCTGATCGTGCGGATGCAACACGCCCAGCACGGTATTCTGGCGGGCTACCTGCACCCGGCCGGTGCGCACCAGCACGGTGGTAGCCGGAAGCTGGGGATAGGCCTTCACCAGGAAGGACGTGCCCAGCACCTTCACCGCCACTTTCCCCGTGCGCACCACAAAGGGCTGCTCAGGTCTTTTCGTGACGGCAAAAAACGCTTCGCCCCGCAGTTGCACGTCGCGCACAGCCCCAAAGCGGGTCGCACACGTCAGCTCCGAGCGTGGCCGCAGCCACACGTGGCTGCTGTCGGGCAGCACCACTTCGCGCTGCTCCCCTACCCCCGTGGCGTAGCGCAGCTCGTCCGGTGCCGAGCGACACAGCCACCAGCCAGCGCCCAACAGTAGCAACGGCACCAGCACCGCCGCCACCCGCAGGGCCGGCCACAGCGGAAAGACCCGAGCCGCCGGCTGAGTGCGGGCCTGGATTCCCGCCAGAATCCGTGCCCGCCGTGCCGCCTCTGCCTCCGGGTTGATGAGCGCGTCATCGTCGGGGGTAGCAGCTACCAGCGCATCCAGCCACTGCTCTCGTTGCTGCTCGGCTTGTTGCGAAGTGAGGCGGCTTCGTAGGTAGCGTTGCAGGCGAGAAGGCAGACGACGGAAGCGGGAATCTGAGGGCTTCATAGGAGAGTTGCACAAGCCCGCAGCAGTAACCATCCGCCAAGCTCGATGTAACGAAAACGTAATACTGTGCTGGTGGTGGACCTCACCAGAACGATAGGACAGAACTTACTACCGGCGTTTTTTAGTGGATTTAGAACTCAGTACCTCCACGATAGGCTCGCCGGTGCAGGCGCTGGGCAGCTTGCTTTCCACCAGCATAGCAGCTGTGGGGGCAATATCCGTGATGGTGTGCGGCTCGTAGCTGACACCGGGCGTGATGCCGGCTCCGAACCACAGCAGGGGCACGTGGCTGTCGTAGAGGTAGCCCGAGCCGTGGGTGGCTCCTACCCCTAGCTCCCAGGTCCAGCCCGGTTCCAGCTCAAAGCGCACGTCACCGAAACGCTTGTAGTAGAGACCATTCTGGAGTTTTTCTTCGAGGAAGGCGCCGGTGCTGCTGGTAAGGAGCTGCGTGGTCGTGTTTACCTGGGCAATACCGTCTTGGTCGCGGAGGTAGTCGGCCAAGAGGTCCTGCACGCGGGCCAATTCCAACTTGCGGCTGGCAATGAGCGGCCGGTTGAGGTAGTACATGTTGTTGCGCTCCGTCTCAATCCACTGGCCCGGCCCTAACTGCTGGGTGAGATAGGCGGCCGCGCCCTGGTTGAGGGTGGCGTGGTGCTGTGCACCGCTGGGTGCGTGGTGCTGAGCCAGGTATTTGGGTACTTCGCTGGCGCCGTGGTCGGCGGTCAGGAAGATGGTGTAGTTGCCCTTGCCCACGGTTTTGTCGAGGGCTTGCAGCAGGCGCGCAATTTCCAGGTCGAGGCGCAGGTACAGGTCGTTTTCTTCCTTGGATAGCGGCCCGAAAGTATGACCCACGGCATCGGGGCTGGAATAGCTGATGGCTAGCAGATCGGACACGTCGTCACGGCCCAAATCAGTGTTGGCGAGAGCAGCCAACGCCAGGTCAGTGAGCAGGTTGTCGCCGAAGGGCGAGACGTTGACCGTCTCATAGGCCGGCGGGTTCTGGGGCGCCAACTTGCCTAGCTCATAGGGAAAAGTAGCGGCCGTTTTGCCTTTGAATATCTTTTCGTAGGCGTTGGAATCGGCCACGCTGTTGAGGTAGGCTTCGGGGCCGCGCAAGGGCGTCCAGGTTTGCTGGCGGTAGTAGTCGGCCTTTTTCTGGGCGTTGAAATCGACTACCCACTTCGGTAGCGCCTGCATGTAGTAGGTGCTGGAAATGAAGTTGCCAGTATTGATGTCGAACCAGAAAGCGCCATCGGCCATGTGCCCGGCTGGCAGCGCCGACGCCCGGTCTTTCAACGACAGCGCAATGACCTTGCTGCGGCCATTGGATACCATTTTCATCTCGTCACCGAGGGTAGTACTCAACTGGTTGCGCGCCGATACGCCCATGCTCTTGGTGGTAGTACCCACTAGCTGCACGGTGGTATCGTCGGTGCAGTACACATCGTGGCGCAGGCGTCGGTCGTACCAGGAGTTGCCCACAATGCCGTGGTAGCGGGGCGTGGTGCCCGTGTACACCGAGGAGTGGCCGGGTCCCGTCACCGTGGGAATGTAGTTGTAGTGAGTGTTGCGGCACTCAAACCCCTCGCGCAGGAGGCGTTTGAAGCCGTCGTTGCCCATCTGGTCGAGGTAGCGGGGTAGGTAGTCGGCCCGCATCTGGTCGACCATAATGCCCACCATCAGCTTAGGCTTTTT from Hymenobacter aerilatus harbors:
- a CDS encoding SusC/RagA family TonB-linked outer membrane protein, with the translated sequence MLHLDFLTYCRQRGRRLLLTGALLGATTTLPHLGFAQKANAEVAYFAVPAGSLATALQRLQRETGVNIVYETRDVQQARVEAAEFRAAKVGDIIRQMTRRTPLHLEETQGVIILKPDTTPKAPATPSKTAREVKGKITDARSGAALPGVTVLAKGTTTGTVTDAEGRYALVVPEEATTLVFSFMGYVAKEVTVGDQTSIDVTLAEDNKVLNDVVVIGYGSAKKGEVTSSITNVDPREFNRGVVATPDQVLQGKVAGLNITRSGDPNATPSVVLRGASSLRTGQAQEPFYVIDGVPAASINLVAPDDIVSIDVLKDASATAIYGARAANGVIIITTRRQKPSAAVSYSGYVGVEQVSNTIDMLSGDQLRGYLEANGKSLSPADNDEGTNTNWQKEVMRTGISHNHTISYGGGSEKSAFNASVNYFKRQGVMKTSDSERIIGKINLDQKTLKDKLQLRFTLTNSLLKQNLISDLVYRNMFNHLPTTNIQNPDGTYKENLTRTQYYNPVALLNQNSEERKINTLLGNASAQLTILPKLTNTLSLSMQNESVKGGAYQSRESPVPNANNVTGLAAKGLARRYSLENTRKILENYLTYNPLNNATHDLKLLVGYSWQEDKNGDGFQTDTRGFVSDQLGYNNLGLGNPNGVTPNYDAAIAGYSLGISTLRLISLYSRVNYGLKDRYFLQVSVRRDGSSAFGVNNRWGTFPAASLAWNIAREDFMAGQSKLNELKLRVGYGITGNSLGFDPLIATQRYSSVGTFYYNGSFIKAIGPTQNPNPDLKWESTAMLNVGLDFGVLNNRLSGTVEYYDKRTSDLIWNYPVSTTQYFVNTLYANVGEISNRGLELTLNATPVQTADFQWNVSGNLAHNVNKVEKLANDQFRLDQVYTAYPGGSGQSGISTQVVKTGYPIGQFFLPEYAGRDEAGLSLFYKADGTTTGSPTLADYRYQGNAQPTLLYGVSNTVSWKGLDLNFFLRGVTGNKILNATLANQNIPAQSTANNLPVFSLNEPYNDNRANYYSDRYLESGAYLRLDNVTMGYNLPIKNEYVKRARVYLTSQNLFTITKYRGIDPEMNLGGLTPGLDNNNFYPKTRSYVLGVNLEF
- a CDS encoding UDP-2,3-diacylglucosamine diphosphatase, encoding MSKATPRRRLDVVVISDVHLGTYGCHATELLRYLRSVRPKVLVLNGDIVDIWQFSKNYWPPAHMRVVRHLTGLLAKGTRIHYLTGNHDELLRRFAGTRLGALSIANKVVLDLPHGKTWLFHGDVFDVTMRHARWLARLGAHGYDTLILLNRLVNFLLAKVGRPRVALSKAVKNRVKGAVSLMGDFEQTAATIAADAGYRYVACGHIHQPTIKPIPTEGGEVVYLNSGDWVENLTALEYTTDTGWQLYHYATDPLMQLPALPDPDDLDTDDTRLTSLLAEFNIPQG
- a CDS encoding GH1 family beta-glucosidase, encoding MSTLPAAFFPPTAPPLYSRPDFGPDFQWGVSTAAYQIEGSWNAEDKGWSIWDAFVRGRRAIKGRETADVACDFYQRWPTDLDIMQQLGIPNFRFSAAWSRVLPAGTGPVNPKGLDFYDRLVDGCLARGIVPWLTVYHWDLPLALQQQGGWTNRAVVGWLADYAQVLARRLGDRVQHWMVLNEPMVFTGAGHLLGIHAPGRRSLGAFLAATHHATLAQAEGGRALRAALPASAHIGTTFSCSYLTPWRPGLPRDERATRRADAILNRLFVEPTLGLGYPTAEAPLLNRLERYMQPGDENRLPFAFDFWGVQNYTREVVRHSPYVPLLWANLVGAARRGVPYTQMGWEVFPESLYHMLRQFSAYPQAPRLLVTENGAAFPDIVTSDKQVHDVARQAYLQACIGQMLRARREGVPVEGYFAWSFTDNFEWAEGYEPRFGLVHIDYATQQRTIKDSGWWYQQLLAGETISTMPLFSSAAEQPSVC
- a CDS encoding RagB/SusD family nutrient uptake outer membrane protein, producing MSFSTYTPRPTRFLPLAGALAALLLSAGCTDLNAPIESEYTPDNFLTTPEQFIAASGPVYSQMRGEVAKAYWNLQELSTDEAVIVARNGNYYDGARYQQLSLHTWNPQNEFVRAAWDWGFSGISTCNRTLALFQNTADGDFKTQFTAELRTMRALYYYQMMDLYGNIPLVPEFGSTEQPTNATRQQVFAYIESELKAALPNLSATVSAQTYGRPTQSTAQALLAKLYLNAEVYIGQPRYTEAITACNAIIKGRKHSLAANYMDVFAVENGPQVAEIIFAVPFDANLAQGNMMSRFALHQQMRDKFGLLFTPSNASLTWPEFYALYKEPTDTRNQQWLAGKQYLSDGRTPVLIATTKKGLDSRYTGADGNAAISYHLELSDRLTFRDGAKFDVGNDELGKAQGTRNIKYYPDKSSTSRDQGNDLVLFRYADVLLMKAEAILRGGQDPDGATAKDLVNQIRTRAQVPALTTVDLSSLFEERSREMAWEGWRRNDLIRFGKWESVWGQGMKTNADTYRRIYPIPTTELTLNGQLKQNPGY
- a CDS encoding FecR family protein → MKPSDSRFRRLPSRLQRYLRSRLTSQQAEQQREQWLDALVAATPDDDALINPEAEAARRARILAGIQARTQPAARVFPLWPALRVAAVLVPLLLLGAGWWLCRSAPDELRYATGVGEQREVVLPDSSHVWLRPRSELTCATRFGAVRDVQLRGEAFFAVTKRPEQPFVVRTGKVAVKVLGTSFLVKAYPQLPATTVLVRTGRVQVARQNTVLGVLHPHDQLVYNSTNQQRTVTHNEYTDALPTSQLLTFAQASLPEILLLLENYYPVQFQVQPEVPAVALSGTLDSKLSADQITDVLNVLLQRYHLRITKLSATTYRVE
- a CDS encoding glycosyltransferase family protein, whose translation is MPRILYAIQGTGNGHLSRSLDIVPLLQERASHLDVLVSGPATDISLPFPVQYRCHGMGFIFGKKGGINFAKTFWQLNSAAFVREIRSLPLDKYDLIISDFEPVSAWACRLHHRPCVALSHQSAVLHPAAPRPKRPDPVGRAVLRHYAPATAHYGFHFAAYAPGIHTPVIRRQVRELVPEQREHYTVYLPAFEEELLVTRLRYLSRTVRWEVFSKHSTREAEYGNVRVRPVSGAAFTNSMAQSAGVLCGAGFETPAEALYLGKKLLVVPMKNQYEQACNAAALAKMGVPVVKNLKDKHLDALDHWLLQGRAIPVHYPDETGHILDTLLQEHAPVSTPTIFI